ATTTCGCCGGGCTTGGCTTCCGCGGGAGAGAGTTCGAACTGCAGGCGGATCGGGTCGGAAGCACCTGCCCCGACTCGCGACTTGCGCTGCGGCGTGATTTCGTAGCCGTTGGTGAGCGGCGGTGCGGATGTGACGGCGGATGGCGCGACCACGTTCGGTGCGGATTGCCACTGAATCTGCGCTGTTCGGAATGGAGCGGCTGCGGCGGGAGCAACGACCGGCGGTTCGGTTTTCGCCGGGGCCTGCTGGCTCACGTCCTGATCCTGCCGCGTCTTCACTGGAGCGACGTTGGCCGTGAACTCAGCGGTCTGCGGGCTGCACAGGCTCTTGTTGCAGAGAAGAAAGTTCACCTTCCCTGACACTGTTGCCGACTTCGCATCGACTCCGGCCGGGAGGGCGTATTTTCGAGAGAAGACCACCGTGCCGAAGACCTTTTCGACGACCATGTCGAAGTTCTCGTCGTGTTCCTTCTTCGGCGGAGGGGTGATCGTGAAGGCGGAATCGATCGGCGTCCAATCAGCCGAGCCAAGCGTGATCTTGGTGGGCTTCGGGAAGTTGGGATCTTGCGAATAAGTATTCGCACCCGTCGGCAGAACGAACTTCACCTGGAGTTCCACCACGCCTGGCTGGCCTGTTGGAATCAGTGTCGCAGTCACATCCGCTTTGGGAGCGGCGCCTTGAGCGGCTGGTTCTTCCAGCTGGAACAGATCGCCGCCCAATCCCTGGGCGCCGGCTGTCTGCGCCAGCAAAAACAACGTCAGAAAACTGGCAATCACGCAGCGCATGGAGTCATCCTTGGTCAAATCACAGTGATGCATGCAGGGAGCATCATTTAGACCGCTCCATTCTAACGGAAATTCTGACCGGCAGCGATATCGCTTCGCTGTTTCTGAGGCTGACCAGATGCGAATCAACGTTGACCGATTGAGCAGTCTCGGAACTCGCTCCCTTGAGCCAGTTGAACGTCTAACTGGTTTTTATAGAAGAACTTGCGAAGCGAGACTGATTCTATTGCGGGGGATTTCTGGTCGCAGCCATGGCAGCGGCTTCGGCTGCGGACCGGAGTCGCCCGGCGATCTCGGCGGTGACTCCCCGGGGGTCGGGGGCCTGGCAAATCGAACTGCTCACTGCAACTCTTGTCGCACCTGCGAATTGCACTTCGCGAAGGTTGTCCGGGGTGATGCCGCCGATGGCAAACCAGGGAATCGTCAAACTCACCGCCGCCTGCTGGACATAATCCAGCCCGGCCAGTTCCGGGAATTCTTTGGTCTGCGAAACGAAAACCGGCCCGACACCCAGGTAATCGGCCCCGTCGAAGAGCGCCGTGCGGGCTTGTTCGGGAGAATGGGTGGAGACGCCAATGATGCCCGATCCTCCCAGCACGCGCCGGGCAGAGGCGACATCCATGTCATCCTGCCCCAGATGGACGCCATCCGCGCCGACAGCGGCGGCAATGTCAGGACGGTCATTGATGATCAATAACGCCCGTGCCGCGGTGGTCCACTCCCGCACCTTGCGGCCATAGGCAATCAGCTCGCGGTCCGGCATGTCCTTCTCACGGATCTGAACGACATCAACCCCTTTTTCGAGCGTGTTGCGAATCACGATCTCCGGCGTGTACCGACAATTCGCGGCGGTGACCAGCAGGTATAAACGGCACTGTTCCAGCCGCTGGCGGTTATGGACCACGGTTTCCAGTGCCTTCTCGACCGTGTAGATCCGGTAACGGCATTCCGAAATCCGAACCGCGAGTTCCGCGTCGATCAGCTTGCCGTACTCTTCGAGACTCCGCAGTGCTTCTTCCACACGTTTGAAGCTCGCGCGGAGGACGTCCATCAACGATTCGCGTGCCCGTTCGGACGCTAGCGCCCCCAGCGGGCCGACGTCACGCAGGCTGTCGCGGGACGGAATCCACTGTGATTGGCCCATGTAGCGCAGCGTCTGCGTGAGCGTGTGACGGATCTGCTTGAGTTCACGCTGTAGTAACGCATCGTCGAGATGGAAGCGCACATAGTCTTCGATCACCCGTAAGCCTTCACGGCAGCGATTGGCGCTGGCGTCGAGAATTCTGGCGAGGGCGGCGGCCTCAATCTGCCCCTGCTCTGCCGGACGAATCTGTACAAATTCGGCATCCGAGACGTGGAGTTCTTCAGGGGCTTCGGAGAGTTCGGCTATCAGGAAAGTTTTCGTCAGTTGAAATCGACCAAGCAGTTCGGCGGTGTAGGGATCTAGATCGATCGCCGCCAGCAGTAGATGTTCCGTGCCGGTGATGCCGTCGGTCGAGAGTTCAATTGCAAACTGGTCTGCCCGACGGACCAGATTGCGCTGCCATTCCAGTACCGGCACCAGCGGCTGTGCGGCGGCAGGCACGGCTGTTTGCAGAGCGGCTTCACCCACCGCGGCAACCCGCAGAATCTCGGCCGCGTGCCCTTCATCTTCCAGCAGGCCCAACAGCAATTGGGCAAACAATGTGGTTTCAGCAGATTCTTCAGATGCGTTCTGCCTGATGCGGATCAGAGCTCGCTCAGCGCCGGCAGTGAGATGCAGAAACGACATGACAGAAGGGTTGCCAGTTTGGACGAAGAATCAGTCAATGAGGGTGAATTCTAACAGGTCATGACATGACACGTCACACCGGGGCGGTGTCAACTGGTGATGTTTCAGTCATCTCCCGTCAGGTGGGACAGACACTTCTGTCTGTTCGAAGGAGGGACGTTGACACGATTGATGCACAGGCAAAAATGCCTGTGCCACCCGTCAATCTAGGTGTGAAGCACCCCTACGACTCGTGGACGATGGCAACCGCGGCGGCGGCTGCAGGTGTTTCATCGGATGCTTCATCGTCTGACTTCGGCCAGAGAACCGCCAGCAGCGGGCCGGTGGTCATGGTGGTCACCAGGGCCATCAGCACCATCATGGCGTACAGCGTCGGCGAAATAACCCCGAGCGACAGGCCGATATTCAGGACGATCAGTTCCATCAGGCCGCGGGTATTCATCAGCACGCCGAGCGCGGCCGACGTTCGCAGATTGATCCCTGCGAGCTGTGCCGCGACCAAAGTTCCGCCGAACTTCCCTAAGGTGGCGACCAGAATAATCGCTCCGCAGACGAGCCAGTTATCCCAGCCGGAAATGAGTCCAATGCGGGTGTTCATGCCGGTGATCGCGAAGAAGGCCGGAAGCAGGAGCATCGTGACGACATCGTGCAGTTTGAGTTTCACGGCGCGGCTGATGGGGCTGTCATGCGGGATGATGACGCCGAGTAGAAACCCGCCGAACACGGCATGAATGCCGATCGCTTCTGTCGTCAAAGCGGAGGCGAGTACGGCAATGAACAGGCCGGGAATCGTCCCTGCCGGAATTCGGCCATCCCCGCGTTGCAGGTAACGCACTGCCAGCGGTCGGATCACGAACAGCATCGCGGCAATGTAGATCGCCGCCCAGATCACGATGGAAATCGCCCCGCTGACATTCGCCTGTGCGACCCCCACCACGAACGCCAGCAGGCACCAGGCGGTGACATCGTCGGTCGCCGCACAACTGAGTGCGACCACGCCCAACGGAGTTTTGTCGAGACCACGGTCGGTCAGAATTCGGGCCAGGACCGGGAAGGCCGTGATCGCCATCGCCACGCCGAGAAACAGGGCGAAGCTCGTAAAGGGAATGCCTGCCGGGGCGAAATGCGGATAGAGCCAAAGTGCGAGCCCGGCCCCTGCAACGAATGGTACGACGATGCTGGCATGTGAAATCGCGACTGCGGCATGCGCCGACTTCACCAGCATTTTGGTGTTCAGCTCGAGACCGACGATGAACATATAGAGCACGATGCCCAACTGCGAAATCGTTCCGAGCGCAGCGAGCACCCGGCCATGTGGATCGGCGGCGGCATCGGGAATGAGCAGGTGCATGGCCGACGGGGAGATCGCTCCCAGGACCGACGGACCAAGCAGAATCCCCGCGACCACTTCCCCGATCACCGCCGGTTGTCCGAGATAATGGAAGACGCGGGCCAGCAGCCGCCCCAACACGATCACCGCGGTGATCGTCGCGAGGACATGCAGCAGAACGACATTGTGCGCCGATGGCGCGGTTGCTCCGCTGGGGATCGCGGCGCCGACCGGGGTTTCCGTCTCGCCTACCGAGCGAATCAGGAGAAACAGCAACGTCCCGCCTGCCAGAAGAGCCAGGTAAAACGCGGGCAACAGCCAGCGGGAACGGAAAGTGGAGGAACTCTCGATCATGCGGAACTCGGCAGGCAGCAGTTGGGCGGATACTTTTCGGCGTTTGTTTTGAGCGGACTCGTAACGCTGGGAGCGCGAGTCATTGTAGTCCGAACGCAGGCAGTCAATCTGCCCGGAACTAAAATGTCATCAAGGCGTGCCCGTAGAGTATCACAATCTCTTCCCTCTGCATTTCGCCGGATGGCCCAGCCAGCGCGTCGGTTCTCAACTGTAGAGCTCGACCTTCCCCGTATTCAAAATATAGGTTCCGCCGACGATTTTCAGTTCGCCGTCACTCACCGCTTTCGACAGGATGGGCGGCAGCGTTTCGAGGGCTTTCACGCCGGCCAGGACGTTCGCCCGAGTGACGTTTTCGAGTTTGTCACCTGGCTGACCAATGACGGATCGCACAGCAGGACGGATCGGGTCGATCAACTGGCCAATGGAGCCTGGCAGAGCGTCGTTGGCTTCGATGTGTTCAATCGCGGCTTTGACGGCTCCGCACTGGCTGTGACCCATGATCAGAATCAGCCGCGCGCCGAGGACGGCCACAGCGAATTCGATGCTCCCCTTCACCAGCGGCCCGGCATTGGCCACGATGTTGCCGGCAACGCGAATCACAAACAGGTCGCCGATCCCCTGATCGAAAATGATCTCCGGCGCGACGCGGGAATCTGCACAGGTGATCACAATGGCCGGCGGCGCCTGCCCTTCAGAGAGGGCGAGAAAGTCTTGCGGCGTCCGCCCGGGATGCGTCAGCTTTCCATCGACAAACCGCTGGTTCCCCTCAAGCAGCTTTTTGAGCACCGCATCCGGTGCTGGCCGTTCTTTCGGCGTCTCTGCTTGCACCGTCGAAAACCCGTTCCAACTGACGATGCCCGCCGCGAGTCCGGCAGAGAGCACAAAATCACGGCGAGACAACGGGTCGTGAGCGGACATGGGGTCACCTGCGAAGTGTGAACAAAAACCGGGGGACATGCCGCTTACAATACGCTCGCGAAGAGGAAAGGGCCATCGTTGGGGGTGACGATGAAGTGGTTGCCTGCGATGACACCCCGTTGAGTGTCGAACGGGGCTGCTCGGCCAATCTTCCTGACTGGTGAAGATGGTCGTTGGGCACTCAATAATTCTGTGGCCCTGTCGCATTCCTGTTTCAGTCGCGAGGAAACTCTTCGTTTAAAAGTCCAGAAACTCCCGCTGCGATGCCAGCCAAAGCAGCTCCTCGGTCAATCCCTGTCAGCGACGCGGCGGCTGACAGGGCCCAATCGGCGCGATGATTGAGAGAAGCCCTTTTGAAGATGTGCATCAGTAAGTCGGGGCGATCTGCTGGTAGAGTTTTTAACGCCGCCGAGAGCGCTGAAGGGTAGTCTTTGTTTCCTATCAGGATTCTCGCTCTCAAATCCTCACGCAGGTCGGGATTTGCCACCAGGTCAAGAATATCGATGGGAAAATTGGTCTCCTTCACAGCCAACCAGGCTTCAACGAGGTCAGCAATTTGTGAATCAGCTTTGACATTCATGCCAGACTCGACCTGTCTTGCCAGTCGCTGACGCGTTTCATGAACGCAGGCGATGAGGCTTCTGCGAATAGCTTCATTCACCGGCTGCCGCTTCGCCCAGGCTGTCACGAAACCGCACAGCAGCTCTGTTCGGATCGGTTCTTTCTCAAGCTGAAACACTTGCAGTATTTGCTTCGCGACCGCATCGAACTCGCGGCTCGTTGCAGAACTTTTTGCCATGCGTTCTACGAATTCGATGCATGCGTACAGCCGACTGCTTCGAGCGCTGGTCAGTAATAATACTTCAAGAGCGTCGCGCCATCTTTGCTGATCCTGAAGTCTTTGGCTCAGCACATAGAACGCTGTGTCTTGATCTGAGGCAGGCACAGAATCGCCAATGAACTGTAGAGCCGGCGTCAGCGATTCCGGCGATCTCAGCGAGAGAAGGTGCAATGGCTCAGAGAGAGCATAGACGTTGAAGGGAGTCAGTTGGGTAATCTCGCGGGAGGTTTTGAGGAATTGCTCATTGTTTCCTTCATAGAAATAGGCTGTCGCCAGCGCTTCCAGAAGAAAGGGATAATTTTTTATTGTTCGATAGGCGTCGCAGAACTTATTGACAATTATGGCTTTGCCCAACTTGGCATAAAGTTTGACTGCGCCGATCAACCGGAATGGCTGCTCCGAGTCTGCTGCGATCTCGATAGGAGGCGGAAAATGCTTGATCAGTAGCGAGAATGACTCTTCAGGTTGATTGAAACGGAACAGTTCCTCTGCCAGCAGTAATGCAAACTCTCCAGTTTCATCCTGAATCTGTTCAAGCTGCTTGATCGCTCCGGTCACATCCCCGAGCGAAGCCAGCGGAGCAATGACGCCAAAGAAGAGGAGATGTGCCTGGCAGTCAGTTGTCTTCAGATGCGAAGCGACTACTGCGACTTCGTTGAAGCGACCTTGCCGGGTCAATTCGTCCGCCACTCCGGAGGCAATATTCAGCCGATCGTTATTGGTCATCGAACCGCTGTCATCGGCAGCGTCGATCAAGGCCAGTGCTTCTTCAATCCGCCCCTGAAAGGCAAGTTCACCCCCCAGGGCGGATTCCACATCCAGGCGAGAAAACGGGAAATCCACTTGTCGAGTGGCTTCGACGAACGCCGGCAAGCTGCCGATTTGATGGAGTCGAATTTTCAGGAGCAGTGTTCTGGCGAGAACGTTATCGAATGAAAGTCGATTTGCCTCGTCAACACTGGATGATGCAGCGATCAGAGTTTCGATGGCCTGTTGAGCAAGATTTGCAGGCTCATAATTCGCTTGCTCCGCGGGGTTCTGAGAATACAACAAACTGTCACTAATGATCAGGCAGGCAAAGCACGCCACGGCGTATGACCAAGAGCGAATCGAGGCCGTCTTTGCTCCAAAGTACGCCATTTGCTGCTTCTCCGAGATTCATTTCAAGTGCTCAATGATTGAGTGGGCATCGCCATAGTAGGTTGCGGTGGGGCCCTGGAACGTGCCGATCTTCCCATCCCTCGAAAGGAATTCGATTGATTCCCCTTTTTTGAGGCGATCCCACAAAATGCTTTCGAATTCGGCAGCTGTGAAATCGCGAGACGAGTTCCAAGGGATGCCCGATTGTCGAATCGCAATCACCGAAAAGCCGGATGCGATTTCATTGGACGGATGCTGCTCTGCTCCGGCCTCGTAGACAGCGACAAAACTTGTCCAATTCGCCGAGCCGCCGTCTCCTGCGATTCTTAAATTGCCAGGGGCTGAGAATGAAGTACAACCGGCGAGTCCCTGATTTGGCGGGAGCTGTGATAATTCATTTTCAAGCAAAGGGGCGATCAGGCATCTCCACCCGACCTCCTTGCCTTGGTCGTCAGTTGTCACACGACGCAGGCTCCCTCTTTCCGAGTTCCACTGGATGATGGCAAGCCGTATTCGTCCAAGTTTTCCTCGCACATGCGCCGATTCAACTTCCTTTGATTTTCGAAAATAGAAGGTGGATCCACAGAGCAGTAGCAGTATGGCTGCTGCAATGAATGCGGATGCAACAAACTGTTGTCTTGTTCCGTTCGTGCCAGGCATGCTTTTCACTCGGAATTGCGGTTCGGCATTGTCGGTTGGAACTTGCCCGCAGATTTCTCTTCCTGTGGGTGGAACGATGAACATGCTGTCCAAAGTAAACTTGAGAACGCCAAAGAGCGATTGTGTTGCCTCCTTGTTATTGCGCCAACGGTCTGGCAGACTGCACCCTCAATCGTTTGTCCGGACCAGTGCGGGGGTTTGGTTCAATGTCCAGGAAGCTTCTGGCAGTCGCAATCGCGGCTGTTGCGGTCGTTGGGTACGTCGGGTATCAGGTCTGGCTGTCGAAGCAGTCTGCCCTGCCGCCAGGCATTGCGTCAGGCAATGGCCGGAT
This window of the Planctomicrobium piriforme genome carries:
- a CDS encoding cation:proton antiporter domain-containing protein, with amino-acid sequence MIESSSTFRSRWLLPAFYLALLAGGTLLFLLIRSVGETETPVGAAIPSGATAPSAHNVVLLHVLATITAVIVLGRLLARVFHYLGQPAVIGEVVAGILLGPSVLGAISPSAMHLLIPDAAADPHGRVLAALGTISQLGIVLYMFIVGLELNTKMLVKSAHAAVAISHASIVVPFVAGAGLALWLYPHFAPAGIPFTSFALFLGVAMAITAFPVLARILTDRGLDKTPLGVVALSCAATDDVTAWCLLAFVVGVAQANVSGAISIVIWAAIYIAAMLFVIRPLAVRYLQRGDGRIPAGTIPGLFIAVLASALTTEAIGIHAVFGGFLLGVIIPHDSPISRAVKLKLHDVVTMLLLPAFFAITGMNTRIGLISGWDNWLVCGAIILVATLGKFGGTLVAAQLAGINLRTSAALGVLMNTRGLMELIVLNIGLSLGVISPTLYAMMVLMALVTTMTTGPLLAVLWPKSDDEASDETPAAAAAVAIVHES
- a CDS encoding tetratricopeptide repeat protein yields the protein MAYFGAKTASIRSWSYAVACFACLIISDSLLYSQNPAEQANYEPANLAQQAIETLIAASSSVDEANRLSFDNVLARTLLLKIRLHQIGSLPAFVEATRQVDFPFSRLDVESALGGELAFQGRIEEALALIDAADDSGSMTNNDRLNIASGVADELTRQGRFNEVAVVASHLKTTDCQAHLLFFGVIAPLASLGDVTGAIKQLEQIQDETGEFALLLAEELFRFNQPEESFSLLIKHFPPPIEIAADSEQPFRLIGAVKLYAKLGKAIIVNKFCDAYRTIKNYPFLLEALATAYFYEGNNEQFLKTSREITQLTPFNVYALSEPLHLLSLRSPESLTPALQFIGDSVPASDQDTAFYVLSQRLQDQQRWRDALEVLLLTSARSSRLYACIEFVERMAKSSATSREFDAVAKQILQVFQLEKEPIRTELLCGFVTAWAKRQPVNEAIRRSLIACVHETRQRLARQVESGMNVKADSQIADLVEAWLAVKETNFPIDILDLVANPDLREDLRARILIGNKDYPSALSAALKTLPADRPDLLMHIFKRASLNHRADWALSAAASLTGIDRGAALAGIAAGVSGLLNEEFPRD
- a CDS encoding thiamine phosphate synthase encodes the protein MSFLHLTAGAERALIRIRQNASEESAETTLFAQLLLGLLEDEGHAAEILRVAAVGEAALQTAVPAAAQPLVPVLEWQRNLVRRADQFAIELSTDGITGTEHLLLAAIDLDPYTAELLGRFQLTKTFLIAELSEAPEELHVSDAEFVQIRPAEQGQIEAAALARILDASANRCREGLRVIEDYVRFHLDDALLQRELKQIRHTLTQTLRYMGQSQWIPSRDSLRDVGPLGALASERARESLMDVLRASFKRVEEALRSLEEYGKLIDAELAVRISECRYRIYTVEKALETVVHNRQRLEQCRLYLLVTAANCRYTPEIVIRNTLEKGVDVVQIREKDMPDRELIAYGRKVREWTTAARALLIINDRPDIAAAVGADGVHLGQDDMDVASARRVLGGSGIIGVSTHSPEQARTALFDGADYLGVGPVFVSQTKEFPELAGLDYVQQAAVSLTIPWFAIGGITPDNLREVQFAGATRVAVSSSICQAPDPRGVTAEIAGRLRSAAEAAAMAATRNPPQ
- a CDS encoding carbonic anhydrase; the encoded protein is MSAHDPLSRRDFVLSAGLAAGIVSWNGFSTVQAETPKERPAPDAVLKKLLEGNQRFVDGKLTHPGRTPQDFLALSEGQAPPAIVITCADSRVAPEIIFDQGIGDLFVIRVAGNIVANAGPLVKGSIEFAVAVLGARLILIMGHSQCGAVKAAIEHIEANDALPGSIGQLIDPIRPAVRSVIGQPGDKLENVTRANVLAGVKALETLPPILSKAVSDGELKIVGGTYILNTGKVELYS